One genomic window of Roseateles sp. DAIF2 includes the following:
- the proX gene encoding glycine betaine/L-proline ABC transporter substrate-binding protein ProX, whose translation MRRLCHSTRRLFAAGLLLLGLLTQAQAQAQAQLLPGQGVTVQPLKSSLAEEAFQTLLVMRALERLGYTVLPMKDLEPATEHLAIANGDATFMANHWQRLHADFYKNSGGDAKLVRRGSYADGAVQGYLIDRQTAERYGITHLDQLRDPAIAQLFDADGDGRADLTGCNPGWGCELAIEQHLSEHQLRERITHRQGSYAALMADTIARFKQGQPILYYTWTPYWVSAVLRPGRDVVWLQLPSTAAPGIADTRLENGRNYGFLADREQIVANKDFVAKNPAAAKLFEVMSLPIADINAQNLRMSQGANSPQDVERHAEGWIRAHQALFEGWIEQALLAAEPTLARTAPQTP comes from the coding sequence ATGAGGCGGCTTTGTCATTCCACGCGGCGCCTGTTCGCCGCCGGCCTGCTGCTGCTGGGACTGCTGACGCAGGCCCAGGCCCAGGCCCAGGCCCAGCTGCTGCCGGGGCAGGGCGTCACGGTGCAGCCCCTGAAGAGCTCGCTGGCCGAGGAGGCCTTCCAGACCCTGCTGGTGATGCGCGCGCTGGAGCGGCTCGGCTACACGGTGCTGCCGATGAAGGACCTGGAGCCCGCCACCGAGCATCTGGCCATCGCCAACGGCGACGCGACCTTCATGGCCAACCATTGGCAGCGCCTGCATGCCGACTTCTACAAGAACAGCGGCGGCGATGCCAAGCTGGTGCGCCGCGGCAGCTATGCGGACGGCGCGGTGCAGGGCTATCTGATCGACCGGCAGACGGCCGAGCGCTACGGCATCACCCATCTGGACCAGCTGCGGGATCCGGCGATCGCCCAGCTCTTCGATGCCGACGGCGACGGCCGGGCCGACCTGACCGGCTGCAATCCCGGCTGGGGCTGCGAGCTGGCGATCGAGCAGCACCTGAGCGAGCACCAGCTGCGCGAGCGCATCACGCATCGGCAGGGCAGCTATGCGGCGCTGATGGCCGACACCATCGCCCGCTTCAAACAGGGCCAGCCCATCCTCTACTACACCTGGACGCCCTACTGGGTCAGCGCGGTGCTGCGGCCGGGTCGCGACGTGGTCTGGCTGCAGCTGCCTTCCACGGCCGCGCCCGGCATCGCCGACACCCGGCTGGAGAACGGCCGCAACTACGGCTTCCTGGCGGACCGCGAGCAGATCGTCGCCAACAAGGACTTCGTCGCGAAGAACCCGGCCGCCGCCAAGCTGTTCGAGGTGATGAGCCTGCCGATCGCCGACATCAATGCGCAGAACCTGCGCATGAGCCAGGGCGCCAACTCACCGCAGGATGTGGAGCGCCATGCCGAGGGCTGGATCCGCGCGCACCAGGCGCTGTTCGAGGGCTGGATCGAGCAGGCCCTGCTCGCGGCCGAGCCAACTTTGGCACGGACTGCGCCGCAGACGCCCTGA
- the proW gene encoding glycine betaine/L-proline ABC transporter permease ProW, protein MNDNATPVDLAPALELAPPADLIPTEPPLDPWQAMAAVPDDAAAQAWLDLPAAAGPDASLLQQLQDGSLPIEAWINQGLAWAVEHGRPLFQALRLPIDGTLNGVQGALLALPALPMIALIGLLAWQFAGRKLALGSVLSLLLVAALGIWPEAMVTLSLVLTSLLFCLLVGLPLGVLLASSDRAERLMRPLLDAMQTTPAFVYLVPVVMLFGIGNVPGVIVTIVFALAPLARLTNLGLRQVRPDLIEAARAYGASPWQMLSKVRLPLAMPSIMAGINQALMLSLSMVVIASMIAVGGLGQMVLRGIGRLDMGLATVGGLGIVLLAITLDRLTQALGRPRRASGRRWWQTGPSGLALRGLRRLLGPAPQAGAAAREVRA, encoded by the coding sequence ATGAACGACAACGCCACACCGGTCGACCTGGCGCCCGCGCTCGAGCTCGCGCCCCCCGCCGACCTCATACCCACCGAGCCGCCGCTCGATCCCTGGCAGGCGATGGCCGCCGTGCCCGACGATGCCGCCGCCCAGGCCTGGCTCGACCTGCCGGCCGCTGCCGGGCCCGATGCGAGCCTGCTGCAGCAGCTCCAGGACGGTTCCTTGCCGATCGAGGCCTGGATCAACCAGGGCCTGGCCTGGGCGGTCGAGCATGGCCGCCCGCTGTTCCAGGCGCTGCGGCTGCCGATCGACGGCACCCTGAACGGCGTGCAGGGCGCGCTGCTGGCGCTGCCCGCGCTGCCGATGATCGCGCTGATCGGCCTGCTCGCCTGGCAGTTCGCCGGGCGCAAGCTGGCGCTCGGCAGCGTGCTGTCGCTGCTGCTGGTGGCGGCGCTGGGCATCTGGCCCGAGGCCATGGTCACCTTGTCGCTGGTGCTGACCTCGCTGCTGTTCTGCCTGCTGGTGGGTCTGCCGCTGGGCGTGCTGCTGGCCAGCAGCGACCGGGCCGAGCGCCTGATGCGGCCGCTGCTCGACGCGATGCAGACCACGCCGGCCTTTGTCTACCTGGTGCCGGTGGTGATGCTGTTCGGCATCGGCAATGTGCCCGGCGTCATCGTGACCATCGTGTTCGCGCTGGCGCCGCTGGCGCGCCTGACCAATCTGGGCCTGCGCCAGGTGCGGCCGGACCTGATCGAGGCGGCCCGTGCCTACGGCGCCTCGCCCTGGCAGATGCTGTCCAAGGTGCGGCTGCCGCTGGCCATGCCCTCGATCATGGCGGGCATCAACCAGGCGCTGATGCTGTCGCTGTCGATGGTGGTGATCGCTTCGATGATCGCGGTCGGCGGGCTGGGGCAGATGGTGCTGCGCGGCATCGGCCGGCTCGACATGGGCCTGGCCACCGTCGGCGGCCTGGGCATCGTGCTGCTGGCCATCACCCTGGACCGCCTGACCCAGGCGCTGGGCCGGCCGCGCCGCGCCAGCGGGCGCCGCTGGTGGCAGACCGGCCCCAGCGGCCTGGCGCTGCGCGGGCTGCGGCGCCTGCTGGGCCCGGCGCCGCAAGCGGGCGCCGCGGCGCGGGAGGTGAGGGCATGA
- the proV gene encoding glycine betaine/L-proline ABC transporter ATP-binding protein ProV: protein MAQGILIDHVFKVFGDRPEQALALVRQGLTKQEILARTGQSIGVFDASFEIQAGEIFVIMGLSGSGKSTLVRLLNRLIEPSAGRIVIEGEDINGHSDAKLRALRRKDISMVFQSFALMPHMTVRDNTAFGLELAGVGRAQRLRQADEALAQVGLAGWGDKYPDELSGGMQQRVGLARALAADPAILLMDEAFSALDPIIRTEMQSELLRLQQVRRRTIVFISHDLDEAMRIGDRIAIMKDGRVVQVGTPDEILRQPADDFVRSFVRGVDAAAVFKAADIARQPLTVVSEHSDRGARAALKLLEDQDREFAYVVSPSKRYLGTVSADTLRAALDGHVGPLGLQHAFLPGLPLLAADAPVAGLFGQVAQAPCGLPVLAGDGRFCGAISKTTLLKFLDRDTPPIEAAAAPH from the coding sequence ATGGCCCAAGGAATACTCATCGACCATGTCTTCAAGGTCTTCGGCGACCGCCCGGAGCAGGCCCTGGCGCTGGTCCGGCAGGGGCTCACGAAGCAGGAGATCCTGGCGCGCACCGGCCAGTCGATCGGCGTGTTCGACGCCAGCTTCGAGATCCAGGCCGGCGAGATCTTCGTCATCATGGGCCTGTCGGGTTCGGGCAAGTCGACCCTGGTGCGGCTGCTGAACCGGCTGATCGAGCCCAGCGCCGGCCGCATCGTGATCGAGGGCGAGGACATCAACGGCCATTCGGATGCGAAGCTGCGCGCGCTGCGCCGCAAGGACATCAGCATGGTGTTCCAGTCCTTCGCGCTGATGCCGCACATGACGGTGCGCGACAACACCGCCTTCGGCCTGGAGCTGGCCGGCGTCGGCCGAGCGCAGCGCCTGCGGCAGGCCGACGAAGCCCTGGCCCAGGTGGGCCTGGCGGGCTGGGGCGACAAGTATCCCGACGAGCTTTCGGGCGGCATGCAGCAGCGCGTCGGCCTGGCGCGTGCGCTGGCCGCGGACCCGGCGATCCTGCTGATGGACGAGGCCTTCTCGGCGCTGGACCCGATCATCCGCACCGAGATGCAGTCCGAGTTGCTGCGCCTGCAGCAGGTGCGGCGCCGCACCATCGTCTTCATCTCGCATGACCTGGACGAGGCGATGCGCATCGGCGACCGCATCGCGATCATGAAGGATGGCCGCGTGGTCCAGGTCGGCACGCCCGACGAGATCCTGCGCCAGCCGGCCGACGACTTCGTGCGCAGCTTCGTGCGCGGCGTCGACGCCGCCGCGGTGTTCAAGGCAGCGGACATCGCGCGCCAGCCGCTGACCGTGGTCTCCGAGCACAGCGACCGCGGCGCGCGTGCCGCGCTGAAACTGCTGGAGGACCAGGACCGCGAGTTCGCCTATGTGGTCAGCCCGTCCAAGCGCTATCTGGGCACGGTGTCGGCCGATACCCTGCGCGCGGCGCTCGATGGCCATGTCGGCCCGCTGGGCCTGCAGCATGCCTTCCTGCCCGGCCTGCCGCTCCTGGCCGCGGACGCGCCGGTGGCCGGCCTGTTCGGCCAGGTGGCGCAGGCGCCCTGCGGCCTGCCGGTGCTGGCCGGCGACGGCCGCTTCTGCGGCGCGATCAGCAAGACCACGCTCCTGAAGTTCCTCGACCGCGACACGCCGCCGATCGAGGCTGCGGCCGCCCCTCATTGA